One Vicia villosa cultivar HV-30 ecotype Madison, WI unplaced genomic scaffold, Vvil1.0 ctg.003805F_1_1, whole genome shotgun sequence DNA segment encodes these proteins:
- the LOC131641525 gene encoding uncharacterized protein LOC131641525, with translation MLGRQRDADQFVEQYQQEEVAMENNLTKMIERIMARNRMNTPLQRPTYSSPLVEYIVQTENTRGWKIPKYTKFGGETGESTVEHIARFLTVSGDLANNESHRVKHFPSSLTKAALTWFTTLPPNSVDSWPKLEKLFHEQIYEGHSKIILVELSSIKRRFVGTIDDYLNRFRSLKAKCFTQVPEHELVQMAAGGLDYSIRKKIDPTFVKSMSQLADRVRHLERLR, from the coding sequence ATGTTGGGTCGACAACGGGATGCTGATCAATTTGTTGAGCAATATCAGCAGGAAGAGGTGGCCATGGAGAATAACCTTACTAAAATGATCGAAAGGATTATGGCTAGAAACAGAATGAACACTCCACTACAAAGGCCGACATATTCTTCCCCGTTAGTTGAATACATTGTACAGACAGAGAATACTAGGGGCTGGAAAATACCTAAGTACACCAAGTTCGGAGGAGAAACTGGAGAATCGACAGTCGAGCATATTGCCAGATTTCTGACTGTATCAGGAGACTTGGCGAATAACGAAAGTCATAGAGTTAAGCATTTCCCATCATCTCTTACAAAGGCAGCGTTAACCTGGTTCACCACATTACCCCCAAACTCGGTCGACTCATGGCCAAAATTGGAAAAACTTTTTCATGAGCAGATTTATGAGGGCCATTCGAAAATCATTCTGGTCGAATTgtcgagcatcaaaaggaggttCGTAGGGACCATCGACGACTATCTAAATAGGTTTAGGTCACTTAAAGCAAAATGTTTCACGCAGGTACCCGAACATGAACTGGTTCAGATGGCTGCAGGAGGTTTAGATTATTCTATTAGGAAGAAAATAGACCCAACTTTTGTCAAAAGTATGTCACAGTTAGCTGATAGGGTTCGACACCTTGAACGTTTACGATAg